A window of the Pogona vitticeps strain Pit_001003342236 chromosome 4, PviZW2.1, whole genome shotgun sequence genome harbors these coding sequences:
- the CHST9 gene encoding carbohydrate sulfotransferase 9 isoform X3, with amino-acid sequence MQSNILIWNLLKFYIYTLSGEESGEKLHQQAIHQVFRVNSTEELEKITKNWITAEHLGISNKALKDSTHSQEDGSPFLGMPASLIPGLSEEPQKITLLLQPLKQVVVPPAMNKTFISDNSWKTMGETQEKRKSFLQNFCRKHVVSENRAQIHLVRMVSRIYVEDKHKLLYCEVPKAGCSNWKRVLIVLSGLAKSAANITHNAVHYGKHLKKLDSYDLKGIHMRLKTYTKVIFVRDPMERLVSAFRDKFEHPNSYYHPVFGKAIIKKYRLNAGREALTAGSGVTFKEFVKYLLDSHRPVGMDTHWEQINKLCYPCFINYDFIGKFETLEEDANYFLRLIGAPEGLVFPNFKDRHATDKRTNSEVVQQYLAEIPDKERQQTYDFYYLDYLMFNYTVPYAQP; translated from the exons agTCTGGAGAAAAACTACATCAGCAGGCAATTCATCAG GTCTTCAGAGTCAATTCTACAGAGGAActtgaaaaaataacaaaaaactgGATCACTGCTGAGCATCTTGGCATATCAAACAAAGCTCTGAAAGACAGTACACATTCCCAGGAAGATGGCAGTCCTTTCCTAGGGATGCCAGCCTCCTTGATCCCTGGATTATCTGAAGAGCCTCAGAAGATTACATTGCTTCTTCAGCCATTAAAGCAAGTGGTTGTACCCCCAGCCATGAACAAGACTTTTATCAGTGACAATAGCTGGAAAACCATGGGTGAGACGCAAGAGAAGCGGAAATCTTTTCTCCAGAATTTCTGCCGAAAACATGTTGTTAGTGAAAACAGAGCCCAGATCCACCTTGTACGCATGGTGTCCAGGATATATGTGGAAGATAAACATAAACTCTTGTATTGTGAAGTCCCCAAGGCCGGCTGTTCCAACTGGAAAAGGGTTCTGATAGTTCTCAGTGGCCTTGCCAAGTCTGCAGCTAATATTACCCACAATGCTGTGCACTATGGAAAGCATCTGAAGAAATTAGACAGCTATGATTTAAAAGGCATCCACATGCGTTTAAAGACATACACCAAAGTTATATTTGTAAGGGATCCCATGGAAAGATTGGTATCTGCATTCAGAGATAAGTTTGAACATCCCAACAGCTACTACCATCCTGTATTTGGTAAGGCCATTATCAAGAAATACAGATTGAATGCAGGCAGAGAAGCATTGACAGCAGGCTCAGGAGTAACATTTAAAGAGTTTGTGAAATATTTACTTGACTCCCATCGGCCAGTAGGTATGGACACTCACTGGGAGCAGATCAATAAACTTTGCTATCCCTGTTTTATCAACTATGATTTCATTGGTAAATTTGAAACTTTGGAGGAAGACGCCAATTATTTTTTGAGACTAATAGGTGCACCAGAGGGACTGGTGTTTCCTAATTTTAAAGACAGGCATGCCACCGACAAAAGAAcaaattcagaagtggttcaacAGTATTTAGCAGAGATTCCTGACAAAGAGAGGCAACAGACATATGACTTTTATTATCTGGATTATTTGATGTTTAACTATACTGTACCATATGCACAGCCCTAA
- the CHST9 gene encoding carbohydrate sulfotransferase 9 isoform X1 has protein sequence MNLKLVYVSVLMFGVAGLLLFMYLQAWIEEQHTESGEKLHQQAIHQVFRVNSTEELEKITKNWITAEHLGISNKALKDSTHSQEDGSPFLGMPASLIPGLSEEPQKITLLLQPLKQVVVPPAMNKTFISDNSWKTMGETQEKRKSFLQNFCRKHVVSENRAQIHLVRMVSRIYVEDKHKLLYCEVPKAGCSNWKRVLIVLSGLAKSAANITHNAVHYGKHLKKLDSYDLKGIHMRLKTYTKVIFVRDPMERLVSAFRDKFEHPNSYYHPVFGKAIIKKYRLNAGREALTAGSGVTFKEFVKYLLDSHRPVGMDTHWEQINKLCYPCFINYDFIGKFETLEEDANYFLRLIGAPEGLVFPNFKDRHATDKRTNSEVVQQYLAEIPDKERQQTYDFYYLDYLMFNYTVPYAQP, from the exons agTCTGGAGAAAAACTACATCAGCAGGCAATTCATCAG GTCTTCAGAGTCAATTCTACAGAGGAActtgaaaaaataacaaaaaactgGATCACTGCTGAGCATCTTGGCATATCAAACAAAGCTCTGAAAGACAGTACACATTCCCAGGAAGATGGCAGTCCTTTCCTAGGGATGCCAGCCTCCTTGATCCCTGGATTATCTGAAGAGCCTCAGAAGATTACATTGCTTCTTCAGCCATTAAAGCAAGTGGTTGTACCCCCAGCCATGAACAAGACTTTTATCAGTGACAATAGCTGGAAAACCATGGGTGAGACGCAAGAGAAGCGGAAATCTTTTCTCCAGAATTTCTGCCGAAAACATGTTGTTAGTGAAAACAGAGCCCAGATCCACCTTGTACGCATGGTGTCCAGGATATATGTGGAAGATAAACATAAACTCTTGTATTGTGAAGTCCCCAAGGCCGGCTGTTCCAACTGGAAAAGGGTTCTGATAGTTCTCAGTGGCCTTGCCAAGTCTGCAGCTAATATTACCCACAATGCTGTGCACTATGGAAAGCATCTGAAGAAATTAGACAGCTATGATTTAAAAGGCATCCACATGCGTTTAAAGACATACACCAAAGTTATATTTGTAAGGGATCCCATGGAAAGATTGGTATCTGCATTCAGAGATAAGTTTGAACATCCCAACAGCTACTACCATCCTGTATTTGGTAAGGCCATTATCAAGAAATACAGATTGAATGCAGGCAGAGAAGCATTGACAGCAGGCTCAGGAGTAACATTTAAAGAGTTTGTGAAATATTTACTTGACTCCCATCGGCCAGTAGGTATGGACACTCACTGGGAGCAGATCAATAAACTTTGCTATCCCTGTTTTATCAACTATGATTTCATTGGTAAATTTGAAACTTTGGAGGAAGACGCCAATTATTTTTTGAGACTAATAGGTGCACCAGAGGGACTGGTGTTTCCTAATTTTAAAGACAGGCATGCCACCGACAAAAGAAcaaattcagaagtggttcaacAGTATTTAGCAGAGATTCCTGACAAAGAGAGGCAACAGACATATGACTTTTATTATCTGGATTATTTGATGTTTAACTATACTGTACCATATGCACAGCCCTAA
- the CHST9 gene encoding carbohydrate sulfotransferase 9 isoform X2, whose product MDSLLYREQKMAALWRIFAGQAESGEKLHQQAIHQVFRVNSTEELEKITKNWITAEHLGISNKALKDSTHSQEDGSPFLGMPASLIPGLSEEPQKITLLLQPLKQVVVPPAMNKTFISDNSWKTMGETQEKRKSFLQNFCRKHVVSENRAQIHLVRMVSRIYVEDKHKLLYCEVPKAGCSNWKRVLIVLSGLAKSAANITHNAVHYGKHLKKLDSYDLKGIHMRLKTYTKVIFVRDPMERLVSAFRDKFEHPNSYYHPVFGKAIIKKYRLNAGREALTAGSGVTFKEFVKYLLDSHRPVGMDTHWEQINKLCYPCFINYDFIGKFETLEEDANYFLRLIGAPEGLVFPNFKDRHATDKRTNSEVVQQYLAEIPDKERQQTYDFYYLDYLMFNYTVPYAQP is encoded by the exons agTCTGGAGAAAAACTACATCAGCAGGCAATTCATCAG GTCTTCAGAGTCAATTCTACAGAGGAActtgaaaaaataacaaaaaactgGATCACTGCTGAGCATCTTGGCATATCAAACAAAGCTCTGAAAGACAGTACACATTCCCAGGAAGATGGCAGTCCTTTCCTAGGGATGCCAGCCTCCTTGATCCCTGGATTATCTGAAGAGCCTCAGAAGATTACATTGCTTCTTCAGCCATTAAAGCAAGTGGTTGTACCCCCAGCCATGAACAAGACTTTTATCAGTGACAATAGCTGGAAAACCATGGGTGAGACGCAAGAGAAGCGGAAATCTTTTCTCCAGAATTTCTGCCGAAAACATGTTGTTAGTGAAAACAGAGCCCAGATCCACCTTGTACGCATGGTGTCCAGGATATATGTGGAAGATAAACATAAACTCTTGTATTGTGAAGTCCCCAAGGCCGGCTGTTCCAACTGGAAAAGGGTTCTGATAGTTCTCAGTGGCCTTGCCAAGTCTGCAGCTAATATTACCCACAATGCTGTGCACTATGGAAAGCATCTGAAGAAATTAGACAGCTATGATTTAAAAGGCATCCACATGCGTTTAAAGACATACACCAAAGTTATATTTGTAAGGGATCCCATGGAAAGATTGGTATCTGCATTCAGAGATAAGTTTGAACATCCCAACAGCTACTACCATCCTGTATTTGGTAAGGCCATTATCAAGAAATACAGATTGAATGCAGGCAGAGAAGCATTGACAGCAGGCTCAGGAGTAACATTTAAAGAGTTTGTGAAATATTTACTTGACTCCCATCGGCCAGTAGGTATGGACACTCACTGGGAGCAGATCAATAAACTTTGCTATCCCTGTTTTATCAACTATGATTTCATTGGTAAATTTGAAACTTTGGAGGAAGACGCCAATTATTTTTTGAGACTAATAGGTGCACCAGAGGGACTGGTGTTTCCTAATTTTAAAGACAGGCATGCCACCGACAAAAGAAcaaattcagaagtggttcaacAGTATTTAGCAGAGATTCCTGACAAAGAGAGGCAACAGACATATGACTTTTATTATCTGGATTATTTGATGTTTAACTATACTGTACCATATGCACAGCCCTAA